In Musa acuminata AAA Group cultivar baxijiao chromosome BXJ2-8, Cavendish_Baxijiao_AAA, whole genome shotgun sequence, one genomic interval encodes:
- the LOC135619463 gene encoding deoxymugineic acid synthase 1-B-like has product MVRIPEVRLNSGGKPMPRIGMGTAVYPFASSEAMRAAILRSIELGYRHFDTAALYQSEEPLGAAIADALRAGAIRSRDELFITSKLWCSDAHPHLVLSALQKTLRNLQLEYLDLYLVHWPVSTRPGKYELPPAKEDLLPIDMSEVWRAMEECHALGLTKSIGVSNLSSKKLETLLSVAKIPPAVNQVEVNPLWQQQKLREFCVAKGIQVCAYSPLGAKGTHWGQNWVMDCGVLKEIAAAKGKTLAQICLRWVYEQGDCVLVKSFNEERMVENLDILDWELSDEDKHKIGQIPQRKGFPGYDFVSDDGPYKSTEELWDGEIK; this is encoded by the exons ATGGTTAGGATACCGGAGGTAAGGCTGAACTCAGGGGGAAAGCCAATGCCGCGTATCGGCATGGGCACGGCGGTGTACCCTTTCGCCTCATCCGAAGCCATGCGCGCCGCCATTCTCAGGTCCATCGAACTCGGCTACCGCCACTTTGACACCGCCGCGCTCTACCAGTCCGAGGAGCCGCTCGGCGCTGCCATCGCCGACGCCCTCCGCGCCGGCGCCATCCGCTCCCGCGACGAGCTCTTCATCACCTCCAAGCTGTGGTGCAGCGACGCCCACCCTCATCTCGTCCTCTCCGCCCTCCAAAAGACTCTTCG CAACCTGCAGCTGGAGTACCTCGACCTCTACCTCGTGCACTGGCCGGTAAGCACAAGACCGGGGAAGTACGAGCTGCCGCCGGCGAAAGAGGACCTCTTGCCCATCGACATGAGCGAGGTGTGGAGGGCCATGGAGGAGTGCCATGCTCTCGGCCTAACGAAGTCCATAGGCGTCAGCAACTTATCCTCCAAGAAGCTGGAAACGCTACTCTCCGTTGCCAAGATCCCTCCTGCTGTCAATCAG GTGGAGGTGAACCCTCTGTGGCAGCAGCAGAAGCTGAGGGAGTTTTGTGTGGCTAAGGGGATTCAGGTGTGCGCCTACTCGCCCTTGGGGGCCAAAGGAACGCACTGGGGGCAAAACTGGGTCATGGACTGTGGTGTCCTCAAAGAGATAGCTGCAGCCAAGGGGAAGACTCTTGCTCAG ATTTGCTTGAGGTGGGTGTACGAGCAAGGAGACTGTGTTCTGGTGAAGAGCTTCAACGAGGAGAGGATGGTGGAAAACCTGGACATACTGGATTGGGAGCTGAGCGATGAAGATAAGCATAAGATTGGTCAGATTCCACAGCGGAAAGGGTTCCCTGGCTACGATTTCGTGTCTGATGATGGCCCCTACAAATCCACTGAAGAGCTGTGGGATGGTGAGATCAAATAA